The following proteins are co-located in the Pedobacter sp. FW305-3-2-15-E-R2A2 genome:
- a CDS encoding M1 family metallopeptidase, giving the protein MKKCLVILFVCLSSIGFAQEKYWQQEVSYTIDVALNDQAKTLKGSEQIVYKNNSPNTLDFIWFHIWPNAYKQESTALFQQLKNDTSRVKKMEKYSYGSIDGLNFKVDGKTALTEAHPNPQYIDIIKVKLATPLKPGASVNISTDFNVKLPSYFSRSGFADGEFMVCQWYPKPAVFDKDGWHEFPYLDMGEFYSEYASFKVNITLPSDYVVGATGVLQNADELNAYKTIGAKNAANRTGTPALYQPKDKGLKKLTYEINNVPDFAWFAAKNFVIQYDTAKLASGKTVDAFTYYHNKKETLWSNSIDYAKDAVKHYSKWIGEYEYPVVQVVEGPANNSSGGMEYPTITLITSPDAKKETLDAVIAHEVGHNWFMSMLGSNERKHTWLDEGLNSYFQFRYEAEKYRSNSLFGEGIPAQIKQLPEPEFSSRIYQVMGSIPMKSAIETPADKFSSSDEYGLISYVKTALWLHILESEVGREKMDKAFQHYFSLWKNKHPQPEDLKAAFEESLGVNLDAYFKLLNTEGSFK; this is encoded by the coding sequence ATGAAAAAATGTTTGGTAATCCTTTTCGTATGCTTGAGCAGCATCGGTTTCGCACAGGAAAAATATTGGCAGCAAGAAGTCAGCTATACGATCGACGTAGCTTTGAATGATCAGGCAAAAACGCTTAAAGGCTCGGAACAGATTGTTTACAAAAATAACTCGCCCAATACGCTTGATTTTATCTGGTTCCACATTTGGCCGAATGCTTATAAACAGGAATCTACCGCCTTATTTCAGCAATTAAAGAACGATACGAGCAGGGTCAAGAAAATGGAAAAATACAGCTATGGTAGTATTGATGGCCTAAATTTTAAGGTAGACGGGAAGACTGCGCTTACAGAGGCACACCCCAATCCTCAGTATATCGACATCATTAAAGTAAAGCTGGCTACACCCTTAAAACCAGGAGCATCTGTGAACATCTCTACAGACTTCAATGTTAAACTTCCTTCCTACTTCTCGAGATCAGGTTTTGCAGATGGAGAGTTTATGGTGTGCCAATGGTATCCGAAACCGGCGGTATTTGATAAAGATGGATGGCATGAATTCCCTTATCTGGATATGGGGGAGTTTTATAGTGAATATGCTTCCTTTAAAGTGAACATCACCCTTCCTTCTGATTATGTGGTAGGGGCTACAGGTGTGTTGCAGAATGCGGATGAGCTGAACGCTTATAAAACGATAGGTGCAAAAAATGCAGCGAACAGAACGGGGACACCTGCATTGTATCAACCAAAAGATAAAGGGCTGAAGAAATTAACTTATGAAATCAATAATGTTCCTGATTTTGCCTGGTTTGCAGCCAAAAACTTTGTCATCCAATACGATACCGCAAAGTTAGCTTCGGGAAAAACAGTGGATGCCTTTACGTATTACCACAATAAGAAAGAAACTTTATGGAGCAACAGTATCGACTATGCAAAAGATGCGGTAAAGCATTACAGCAAATGGATTGGAGAGTACGAGTATCCGGTGGTTCAGGTGGTAGAAGGTCCGGCAAATAATTCAAGCGGTGGGATGGAGTATCCTACCATCACTTTGATTACCAGCCCGGATGCAAAAAAAGAAACATTGGATGCCGTAATTGCCCATGAAGTTGGTCACAACTGGTTTATGAGCATGCTGGGAAGCAACGAAAGAAAACATACCTGGCTTGATGAAGGTCTGAACAGCTATTTTCAGTTCAGATATGAAGCAGAAAAATACAGGTCCAATTCCTTATTTGGAGAAGGAATTCCTGCACAGATTAAACAATTACCAGAACCCGAATTCTCTTCCAGAATTTATCAGGTGATGGGCTCTATTCCCATGAAGTCGGCTATTGAGACCCCTGCAGATAAATTTTCCAGCTCTGACGAATACGGACTGATCTCTTATGTCAAAACAGCCTTATGGTTACATATTCTGGAAAGTGAAGTGGGCAGGGAAAAAATGGACAAAGCTTTTCAACACTATTTCAGCTTATGGAAAAATAAACACCCACAGCCGGAAGATCTGAAAGCGGCATTTGAGGAATCCTTAGGCGTTAATCTCGATGCTTATTTTAAACTCTTAAATACAGAAGGCAGCTTTAAATAA
- a CDS encoding class I SAM-dependent methyltransferase, whose protein sequence is MFHKESYELHEKWYNEKFPTPEAKSDYFKKSRYEDSSSIGSWLQSLFFDCLNPLLKNKDQQWLTVGDAYGFDARYILKNGNKATASDLNTDFLSIAHQEGIVNDFRSENAEKLSFTDDSYDFVLCKESYHHFPRPYSALYEMIRVSKKGIVVIEPQDPISKMPLLLFMVNSLNAIKNNLGSSIWKNRFSYEPVGNFVYKVSEREFEKFAAGLNLPVVAFKKINPNFYFSGAEALEANMKNKKFRSIYLKKSFLDVLLKLKIIPGQVLSAIVFKESPDEKQLTDLKNDGYKIVNIPKNPYIN, encoded by the coding sequence ATGTTTCATAAAGAAAGCTATGAGCTTCATGAAAAATGGTACAACGAAAAGTTTCCTACGCCGGAAGCTAAATCCGACTATTTTAAGAAAAGCAGATATGAAGATTCCAGCAGCATAGGATCATGGCTTCAAAGCCTGTTTTTCGATTGCCTGAATCCATTACTAAAGAATAAGGATCAACAATGGCTTACCGTTGGTGATGCCTATGGTTTTGATGCACGCTATATTCTTAAAAACGGAAATAAAGCGACTGCGAGCGATCTCAATACAGATTTCCTCAGCATTGCACATCAGGAAGGTATTGTAAATGATTTTCGCTCTGAAAATGCGGAAAAGCTATCCTTTACAGATGACAGTTATGATTTCGTGCTTTGCAAGGAGTCCTACCACCATTTCCCACGCCCCTATTCGGCTTTATACGAAATGATCAGGGTATCCAAAAAAGGGATTGTCGTGATTGAACCACAGGACCCCATTTCAAAAATGCCCTTGCTCCTGTTCATGGTGAACAGCCTGAATGCGATCAAAAATAATCTAGGTTCTTCGATCTGGAAAAACAGGTTTTCTTACGAGCCTGTTGGGAACTTTGTCTATAAAGTATCAGAGCGTGAGTTTGAAAAATTCGCCGCGGGATTAAACCTTCCCGTGGTTGCATTTAAAAAGATCAACCCCAATTTCTATTTTAGCGGGGCTGAGGCATTGGAAGCAAATATGAAAAATAAAAAATTCAGGTCCATTTATCTCAAAAAATCATTTCTCGACGTTCTTTTAAAATTGAAGATCATTCCGGGGCAAGTGCTATCGGCGATTGTATTTAAAGAGAGTCCTGATGAAAAACAATTAACAGACCTTAAAAATGATGGCTATAAAATCGTAAACATCCCTAAAAATCCATATATTAACTAA
- a CDS encoding GNAT family N-acetyltransferase: MNRSIHISRTNPEHLDFRKLIALLDEDLSANNGEDQAFFAQFNKTDTIKHAIVAYIDGNAVGCGAIKEFGEETMEIKRMFVHPDFRRQGIAKKILEQLEIWANELKYDTCILETGNKQKEAVILYQKLGYEVIPNYGQYENVESSICMQKKLKDLSSAI; the protein is encoded by the coding sequence ATGAATAGGAGCATACACATTAGCAGGACAAATCCGGAACACCTGGATTTCAGAAAATTAATCGCTCTTTTAGACGAGGATCTCAGTGCCAACAATGGAGAAGATCAGGCCTTTTTTGCACAATTCAATAAAACTGACACGATAAAACATGCCATTGTAGCCTATATAGACGGGAATGCAGTAGGTTGCGGTGCAATAAAAGAATTCGGAGAAGAGACCATGGAAATCAAAAGGATGTTTGTTCATCCTGACTTCCGCAGGCAGGGAATTGCAAAAAAGATCCTGGAACAGCTGGAGATCTGGGCAAATGAACTTAAATATGACACCTGTATTCTGGAGACCGGAAATAAACAGAAGGAAGCAGTAATCCTTTATCAGAAACTGGGTTATGAAGTGATTCCGAACTACGGTCAGTATGAGAATGTAGAGAGTAGCATCTGTATGCAGAAAAAGCTAAAAGACCTTTCCTCTGCCATATAG
- a CDS encoding adenylate kinase — protein MLNFVLFGPPGAGKGTQSQKLIDQYQLIHISTGDLFRAHIKNQSPLGQRVSELIADGQLVPDEITIAMLEEEVDKNPGAKGFIFDGFPRTVPQAAALDEFLESKGSSIAGVIALDVDQDELTKRIAQRQLETGRVDDQADKLQKRIDEYFSKTIHVLPYYEAQNKLSKVNGIGKIDAIFAELCEVVDKY, from the coding sequence ATGCTAAATTTTGTTCTCTTTGGCCCACCGGGTGCAGGCAAAGGCACTCAATCTCAGAAATTGATCGATCAGTATCAATTGATTCACATTTCAACAGGTGACCTTTTTAGGGCTCACATTAAAAATCAATCACCATTAGGCCAGAGAGTAAGTGAGCTAATCGCAGATGGACAATTAGTTCCGGATGAAATTACCATTGCCATGCTGGAAGAAGAAGTGGATAAAAACCCTGGAGCGAAAGGCTTTATTTTTGACGGTTTCCCACGTACTGTTCCTCAGGCGGCTGCTTTAGATGAGTTTCTGGAAAGTAAAGGCAGTTCCATTGCAGGTGTAATTGCTTTGGATGTTGATCAGGATGAATTGACCAAACGTATCGCACAACGTCAGTTGGAAACCGGTCGTGTGGATGATCAGGCAGATAAATTGCAAAAAAGAATTGACGAGTATTTTAGCAAAACAATTCATGTTTTGCCTTACTACGAAGCACAAAACAAACTAAGTAAAGTAAATGGAATTGGTAAGATCGATGCCATCTTTGCAGAGTTGTGTGAAGTAGTAGATAAGTATTAG
- a CDS encoding NUDIX domain-containing protein: protein MNPEFHTYKNPAVAVDLVVFGYHRQSLSVLLLNRKDAPFKDGWTLPGGFLQMEETLQQVCNRIMRTKIGVDNLYLEQLSAFDAPQRDPRGRVISIAHYALINPERFEIVAGKMANDVQWFPLTQVPELGFDHTEIFHQALQRLKSKILSHPVGFELLDETFTMTELQALYECILDISIDRRNFRRKILDAEYILLTGSKREGLKNRHPDLYKFNKDLKQNRFQLNISAQQ, encoded by the coding sequence ATGAACCCAGAATTTCATACCTATAAAAACCCCGCTGTTGCAGTCGACCTTGTGGTATTCGGTTACCACCGCCAGTCCTTATCGGTCTTACTCCTCAACAGGAAAGATGCGCCATTTAAAGACGGCTGGACCTTACCCGGAGGTTTCCTGCAAATGGAAGAAACACTACAACAGGTATGCAACAGGATCATGCGGACTAAAATTGGCGTTGACAATCTCTATCTGGAACAACTATCCGCTTTCGATGCTCCTCAGCGTGATCCAAGGGGAAGAGTAATTTCCATTGCACATTATGCCTTAATTAATCCGGAGCGCTTTGAAATTGTTGCCGGAAAAATGGCAAACGATGTCCAATGGTTCCCCTTAACTCAGGTTCCGGAGCTTGGGTTTGACCACACAGAAATTTTCCATCAGGCATTGCAACGTTTAAAGTCTAAAATTCTTTCCCATCCTGTAGGCTTTGAGCTGCTGGATGAAACATTTACCATGACAGAGTTGCAGGCACTTTACGAATGCATTCTTGACATCAGCATTGACCGCAGAAACTTCCGGAGGAAAATACTGGATGCGGAGTACATCTTACTGACCGGCAGCAAACGGGAAGGCTTAAAAAATCGTCACCCGGACTTATATAAATTTAACAAAGACCTGAAACAAAATCGTTTTCAATTGAATATTTCAGCACAGCAATAG
- a CDS encoding MFS transporter: MLAEQSTKIRPVVIPLMAISAGIIVANVYYNQPILKEIGLSVNAGEAEVGKISMIAQLGYGLGMFFLLPLGDKVNRKNLIIGLSVLLAITLVMIAFSSSLLQICILSFFVGLFSVPAQIILPMAATLDKVNRGATVGKVFSGILVGILGARVTAGLLTEWLGWRSVFAISAFMVMIMGVLLKIYLPEAPSKFKGNYVNLLKSTLSLIKEYQVLRQAALLGAFTFGVFCSFWTTLTFHLSGSPFHYHAGRIGLFGLIAIGGALVAPYFGKLADKGSVYKSLLMTVSMIIGSILLIKIFPFSVAVLIISVFFLDIGVQATQITNFTRIYSLHEHAHSRLNTIYMTTYFIGAAVGTYGGLLAWKFGGWNGATWQMLIWSSLALVIVMISAHSRPVTVLPADA, translated from the coding sequence ATGTTAGCTGAGCAAAGTACAAAAATACGGCCTGTAGTGATCCCTTTAATGGCAATTTCTGCAGGTATTATAGTAGCAAACGTATATTATAACCAACCGATATTGAAGGAAATAGGCCTTTCTGTAAATGCAGGGGAGGCCGAGGTTGGCAAGATTTCCATGATCGCTCAGCTCGGTTATGGACTGGGCATGTTTTTTCTGCTCCCCCTTGGTGATAAAGTAAACCGGAAAAATCTGATCATCGGCTTATCCGTTTTGCTTGCCATCACATTGGTGATGATTGCTTTTTCTTCGAGCCTGCTGCAGATTTGTATCCTGAGCTTTTTTGTGGGGCTTTTTTCTGTGCCGGCACAAATTATTTTACCAATGGCAGCAACGCTGGATAAAGTAAACCGGGGTGCAACTGTAGGCAAGGTTTTTAGCGGTATCCTGGTTGGAATACTGGGAGCGAGAGTGACTGCCGGACTGCTTACAGAATGGCTGGGATGGAGGTCTGTATTTGCAATCTCGGCTTTCATGGTGATGATAATGGGTGTCTTATTAAAAATTTATCTCCCGGAAGCCCCCTCTAAGTTTAAAGGGAATTATGTGAATCTTTTGAAATCTACCTTATCCTTAATTAAAGAATATCAGGTTTTAAGGCAGGCTGCGTTATTAGGGGCCTTTACCTTCGGTGTCTTCTGCTCTTTCTGGACAACCTTAACTTTTCATTTGAGTGGCTCCCCTTTCCATTACCACGCGGGAAGGATCGGTTTGTTTGGTTTAATTGCCATTGGTGGAGCACTTGTTGCCCCTTACTTTGGTAAGCTGGCAGATAAAGGAAGTGTTTATAAATCATTACTGATGACCGTTTCAATGATCATTGGCAGCATCCTGCTGATTAAAATATTCCCTTTTTCAGTAGCGGTGCTGATCATCAGTGTATTCTTTCTGGATATTGGCGTCCAGGCTACACAGATTACCAATTTTACCAGGATCTATAGCCTACATGAGCATGCACATAGCAGACTGAATACCATTTATATGACGACCTACTTTATCGGGGCTGCGGTAGGGACTTATGGCGGGCTGCTGGCCTGGAAGTTTGGGGGCTGGAACGGCGCAACATGGCAAATGCTGATCTGGAGCAGCCTGGCCCTGGTGATTGTTATGATTTCTGCACACTCCAGGCCGGTAACGGTGCTGCCGGCAGATGCTTAG
- a CDS encoding GNAT family N-acetyltransferase → MDNRIKTKFTVASEEGIAVLQYLGETRGYEKYGALLNEEQLADYLFDQYNRDTIISNLNTFSNQLIVVYKEEKPAGFAYLTGKGAVPEPFSGRRVFHLGAFEILNAFKESEVMDALMEKCMIIGKSYDALKLMEKADETDMIAFYEKYGFHQRASEPSVIAGVSFPSLVLIRENNRTISG, encoded by the coding sequence ATGGACAATCGCATTAAAACAAAATTTACCGTTGCTTCTGAAGAAGGAATAGCGGTGTTACAATATCTTGGAGAAACCCGCGGGTATGAAAAATATGGCGCATTACTGAATGAAGAACAACTCGCTGATTACTTGTTTGATCAATATAACCGGGATACCATCATCAGTAATTTAAACACTTTTTCTAATCAATTGATTGTCGTTTATAAGGAGGAGAAACCTGCCGGATTTGCCTATCTGACTGGCAAAGGAGCGGTTCCAGAGCCCTTTTCTGGCCGGCGCGTCTTTCATCTTGGTGCTTTCGAAATACTGAATGCTTTTAAAGAAAGCGAAGTCATGGATGCGTTGATGGAAAAATGTATGATAATTGGCAAATCTTATGATGCGCTGAAGCTCATGGAGAAGGCAGATGAGACAGATATGATCGCTTTTTATGAGAAATATGGTTTTCATCAAAGAGCATCAGAGCCGTCAGTTATTGCTGGGGTATCTTTTCCTTCACTGGTACTGATCCGGGAAAACAACCGGACTATTTCCGGTTGA
- a CDS encoding helix-turn-helix domain-containing protein → MIYKEFLPASTLRDKIECYWKFVIPPAAAGNNQPIPHIVLPHGCAELVFIKNPALQQNFIVFKGVSTSKFSITIFPGTLYAGIRLKPGQSKWLSNIDIGLSLNQHQPYPENQWHPWQQQLMQQLAPEMNIEDCFNDSLLHWEGESGYLPDQRITRVADRIISDHGTTDSATLADLAFLSLRQLQRVFKKETGMSVKQFSQIRKLRHAILQLYFKHQHHQEIIVDYDYTDSAHFYKSFRNITQHKLEDFFKHLDQIDHQQIV, encoded by the coding sequence ATGATCTACAAAGAATTTCTGCCCGCTTCCACCCTGAGGGACAAGATTGAATGTTATTGGAAATTTGTTATCCCTCCTGCAGCAGCCGGGAACAATCAGCCTATCCCTCACATTGTTTTACCTCATGGCTGTGCCGAGCTGGTGTTCATTAAAAACCCAGCACTACAACAGAACTTCATCGTATTTAAAGGTGTTTCTACCTCCAAGTTCAGCATAACTATTTTTCCCGGCACCTTGTACGCAGGCATCCGGTTAAAACCCGGACAATCGAAATGGCTTTCCAATATCGACATCGGGCTTAGTCTGAACCAACATCAGCCTTATCCCGAAAACCAATGGCATCCCTGGCAACAGCAACTGATGCAGCAACTGGCTCCGGAAATGAATATCGAGGACTGTTTTAACGACTCCTTACTTCATTGGGAAGGCGAAAGCGGCTATTTACCTGACCAGAGAATCACCAGAGTGGCTGACCGCATCATTTCAGATCATGGAACAACTGACTCGGCAACACTTGCTGACCTTGCTTTCCTCAGCCTGAGACAACTGCAAAGGGTTTTCAAAAAAGAAACCGGAATGAGCGTTAAGCAATTCTCGCAGATCAGGAAATTACGACATGCGATTCTTCAGCTTTACTTTAAACATCAGCATCATCAGGAAATTATTGTCGACTATGACTATACTGATAGTGCTCATTTTTATAAGTCGTTCCGGAACATTACACAACATAAATTAGAGGATTTCTTTAAACACCTGGATCAGATTGATCATCAGCAAATTGTATAA
- a CDS encoding 2OG-Fe(II) oxygenase codes for MNYINEHTEIFTIDGFLSNEECDQLIAKAEGLGFEEAKVNIDGKQEMMKMIRDNERVLYTDPDYADELWKRLKPYIKPVIGNSESLGLNELFRFYKYSPGQRFKMHRDGSFVRNETEFSYYTFMIYLNEDYEGGQTKFKSGEIISPMKGTALIFEHSQRHEGDRLMTGIKYVLRTDVMYKTKNQ; via the coding sequence ATGAACTACATTAATGAACACACCGAGATTTTCACCATTGATGGTTTCCTTAGCAATGAGGAATGCGATCAGCTAATTGCAAAAGCTGAAGGTTTGGGCTTCGAAGAAGCAAAGGTAAATATTGATGGCAAACAAGAGATGATGAAAATGATCCGGGACAATGAAAGGGTTTTATATACAGATCCTGATTATGCCGATGAACTTTGGAAGAGATTGAAACCCTATATAAAACCTGTTATTGGGAACAGTGAGTCCCTTGGACTGAATGAGTTGTTCAGGTTCTATAAATACAGTCCGGGGCAACGTTTCAAAATGCACAGAGATGGTAGTTTCGTACGTAATGAAACTGAATTTAGCTATTATACCTTTATGATCTATCTGAACGAAGACTATGAGGGTGGACAGACGAAGTTTAAATCCGGAGAGATCATCAGTCCAATGAAAGGCACTGCTTTGATCTTTGAACATAGTCAGCGGCACGAGGGCGACCGTCTTATGACCGGGATTAAATATGTGTTGAGAACGGATGTGATGTATAAGACAAAAAATCAATAG
- the obgE gene encoding GTPase ObgE, with the protein MSQGSNFVDYVKICCRSGKGGAGSAHLHRDIRTSTGGPDGGDGGRGGHIILKGNSQFWTLLHLKYRKHIIAQDGQPGSSGTSSGKFGKDEILDVPLGTIAKDAETGEVLFEITEDGETKILTAGGRGGLGNWHFKTPTLQTPRFAQPGEAGKEEWMVLELKVLADVGLVGFPNAGKSTLLSVLSAAKPEIADYPFTTLVPNLGIVSYRGGKSFVMADIPGIIEGASKGKGLGYRFLRHIERNSVLLFMVPADTHRTITEEYAILKAELQDYNPELMQKPHLLAITKSDMLDEELVAEMKKELPKNIPAIFISSVAQKGLTELKDMLWESINSEA; encoded by the coding sequence ATGTCGCAAGGTTCAAATTTTGTAGATTATGTTAAAATATGCTGTCGCTCCGGCAAGGGAGGGGCAGGTTCTGCACACTTGCATCGTGATATACGCACTTCTACGGGTGGACCGGATGGAGGTGATGGCGGACGCGGTGGACACATCATCCTGAAAGGTAACTCCCAATTCTGGACTTTACTCCACCTGAAATATCGTAAGCACATCATCGCACAGGATGGTCAGCCGGGTTCCAGTGGGACCTCTTCCGGTAAGTTCGGTAAAGATGAAATCCTGGACGTACCCCTGGGAACCATTGCTAAAGATGCGGAAACAGGAGAGGTGCTTTTCGAAATTACGGAAGATGGAGAGACAAAAATCCTGACTGCAGGTGGTCGTGGTGGGCTTGGAAACTGGCACTTTAAAACGCCAACATTGCAAACACCCCGCTTTGCACAACCCGGAGAAGCCGGTAAGGAAGAGTGGATGGTCCTGGAGCTAAAAGTACTTGCAGATGTTGGTCTGGTAGGCTTTCCAAATGCAGGGAAATCAACTCTACTTTCTGTCCTTTCTGCTGCCAAACCGGAAATCGCAGATTATCCTTTTACCACCTTAGTTCCCAACCTTGGGATCGTATCTTATCGTGGTGGTAAGTCATTCGTAATGGCTGATATCCCCGGAATCATTGAAGGAGCTTCTAAAGGTAAGGGTTTAGGATACCGCTTTTTACGTCACATTGAAAGAAATTCAGTCCTCCTGTTTATGGTCCCTGCGGATACGCACCGGACAATTACAGAAGAATATGCCATCCTTAAAGCAGAGCTTCAGGATTACAACCCGGAACTGATGCAAAAACCTCATCTCCTCGCCATCACTAAATCCGATATGCTGGATGAAGAGCTGGTTGCGGAAATGAAGAAAGAATTGCCAAAAAATATTCCAGCCATCTTTATTTCTTCTGTAGCCCAAAAGGGATTAACAGAATTGAAAGATATGCTTTGGGAGTCGATTAACAGCGAAGCCTAA
- a CDS encoding NADAR family protein produces MNNNHKKALIEKYRKKEKIKFLFFWGHQPNKDGSASASCFSQWWEAPFEHEGKVYPSAEHWMMVKKAELFGDTAIAERILNATSPAEVKKLGRLVGNFDPEVWDAQKFDLVVAGNYQKFSQHQELKDFLLQTNKRVLVEASPVDPIWGIGLAADDSRAENPLLWEGENLLGFALMEVRERLNS; encoded by the coding sequence ATGAATAACAACCATAAAAAAGCCTTAATTGAAAAATACCGGAAAAAAGAAAAGATCAAATTTCTATTCTTCTGGGGCCATCAGCCAAACAAGGATGGCAGCGCTTCGGCAAGCTGTTTTAGTCAGTGGTGGGAAGCCCCTTTTGAACATGAAGGAAAGGTTTATCCCAGTGCAGAACACTGGATGATGGTAAAGAAGGCGGAATTATTCGGTGATACTGCAATTGCAGAAAGGATTTTGAACGCTACATCACCCGCGGAAGTAAAAAAGTTAGGACGATTGGTCGGGAATTTTGACCCGGAAGTTTGGGACGCGCAGAAGTTCGACCTTGTTGTGGCCGGAAATTATCAAAAATTCAGTCAGCATCAGGAATTGAAAGACTTTCTATTGCAGACCAATAAACGTGTACTTGTAGAGGCCAGCCCTGTAGATCCGATTTGGGGAATAGGTTTAGCCGCAGATGATTCCAGGGCAGAAAACCCTTTACTCTGGGAAGGTGAAAACTTACTCGGCTTTGCGCTAATGGAAGTGAGAGAAAGACTAAACTCTTAA
- a CDS encoding PLP-dependent aminotransferase family protein yields MQKYRYEEIAEEMESSILEGRLKPGHKLPSVRALKLKYNIGLSTVQNAYEYLMIKGLVASIPKSGYYVAGSKGSDKERQKTLKAPARIVVHDAIFKNNLSVITAHADPQKKHSITEFNVAAPGEFFIPQKLLLRTMQQVIREKGVGLLKYYPSNGSELLKEHLAKRATLYHSRFTAEELIITDGAIQAFYIALASVTVPGDVVAIESPCIFSILEVVKNLRLKVIEIPVHAGSGFDVAFLKRATEQTMLKAIVLTPNFHNPTGTLMADADKKELLAIAQSRDIPIIENDVFGDLNFSGNRPLSIQSLDDSGLVMTFSSFSKTLAPGIRLGWLSPGRFFKQAEQLKFSLGSTVSPIYQETIAKLLASSSYDRHVRKFRIQLAAQSYHTINLISAFFPENTRITPPKGGYSIWLKMEKKVNMKLFYKHCEQNGIRFTPGSAFSFSSVFEQHLRIIFANKYTVQREEMLKLAGKIAQDCIP; encoded by the coding sequence ATGCAGAAATATCGATACGAAGAAATTGCGGAAGAGATGGAATCCAGTATCCTGGAAGGGCGACTAAAACCAGGACATAAACTTCCTTCTGTCAGAGCCCTGAAGCTGAAGTATAACATTGGTCTGAGTACTGTTCAGAATGCTTACGAATACCTGATGATAAAAGGATTGGTTGCAAGCATCCCTAAGTCGGGATATTATGTAGCCGGGTCTAAAGGGAGCGATAAGGAAAGGCAAAAAACGTTGAAAGCACCTGCAAGGATTGTGGTTCATGATGCCATTTTTAAAAACAATTTATCGGTCATCACTGCTCATGCTGATCCCCAAAAAAAACACAGCATTACCGAATTTAATGTAGCGGCTCCAGGCGAATTTTTTATTCCCCAAAAGTTACTCCTCAGGACCATGCAACAGGTGATTAGGGAAAAAGGAGTCGGGCTGCTCAAGTATTATCCTTCCAACGGTTCGGAGCTTTTAAAAGAACACCTTGCTAAACGGGCAACACTGTACCACAGCCGGTTTACTGCGGAGGAATTGATCATTACCGATGGGGCGATTCAGGCCTTTTACATTGCACTGGCTTCGGTAACTGTTCCGGGGGATGTGGTGGCAATTGAAAGCCCCTGTATATTTTCAATTCTGGAAGTGGTAAAAAATCTGAGACTGAAAGTGATAGAAATTCCCGTTCATGCGGGTTCAGGATTTGATGTGGCATTTCTGAAGCGGGCAACAGAACAGACCATGTTAAAAGCGATTGTTCTGACGCCAAATTTCCACAATCCTACAGGAACATTAATGGCTGATGCGGATAAAAAAGAGTTGTTAGCGATTGCACAATCCAGGGACATTCCGATCATCGAAAATGATGTTTTCGGCGACCTTAACTTCTCCGGTAACCGGCCTTTGAGCATCCAGTCTTTGGACGATAGCGGTCTGGTAATGACCTTCTCTTCCTTCTCCAAGACGCTTGCTCCCGGAATCCGGCTGGGCTGGCTCTCTCCGGGGAGATTCTTTAAACAGGCAGAACAACTCAAATTCTCCCTGGGAAGTACGGTTTCTCCGATTTATCAGGAAACCATCGCAAAGCTGCTGGCCTCTAGTAGTTACGACAGGCATGTCAGGAAATTCCGGATTCAGCTGGCTGCGCAGTCCTACCATACGATCAACCTGATCTCAGCATTCTTCCCTGAAAATACCCGGATCACACCGCCGAAAGGTGGCTATAGCATCTGGCTGAAGATGGAAAAGAAAGTCAATATGAAATTGTTTTATAAACATTGTGAGCAAAACGGTATCCGCTTTACGCCAGGATCTGCCTTTTCTTTCAGCAGCGTTTTTGAACAACATCTCAGAATTATATTTGCCAATAAGTATACGGTACAAAGGGAAGAAATGTTAAAGCTTGCTGGTAAAATCGCCCAGGACTGTATCCCTTAG